CTCCCAGCCGGTGGCCACGCGCTTGACGCGGTTGGCCACCGCCTCCAGGTCGGCCAGCAGCCGCGGGGCTTCGCGCAGCAGCTCGGCCCCCGCTTCGGTGAGCCGTGCCTGGCGCGCGCTGCGGTCGAACAGCAGCACGTCGAGCGCGTCCTCGATCTGCCGCACCCGGTAGCTCAGGGCGCTGGGCACCATGGCCATCGCGCGTGCGGCGCCGGCGAAGCTGCCCGCGCGCACCACCGTCTGGAGCATGGCGAGGGCATCGGGGGTCAGCACGTCGCGGGCGCTGGGCATGGCGATCCTTCATTCAAAAAAACTGAATGATGCCATCAAATGCGGACGACTTTCAGGCGGCTCAGTCGCCCTAAAGTTCACCTCATCCGCTGCGCATACGGCGCGGCAATCGAAAGGCCCCGAGGGGCCAAGGAGTTCAACGATGTTGACGATTCGCAAATCCCAGGAACGTGGCTACGCCGATCACGGCTGGCTCAAGTCTTTTCACAGCTTCTCTTTCGCCGGCTACTACGACCCGGCCCACATGGGCTACGGCAACCTGCGCGTGATCAACGAAGACCGCGTGGCGGCGGGTGCCGGCTTCGGCACGCACGGCCACAAGGACATGGAGATCATCAGCTACGTGCTGTCGGGCGAGCTGGCGCACAAGGACAGCATGGGCAATGTCGAGAGCATTCCGCCCGGCGACGTCCAGCGCATGAGCGCCGGCCGCGGCGTGATGCACAGCGAGTTCAACCACAAGGCCGACCAGACCACGCACTTCCTGCAGATCTGGATCCAGCCCAACGTCAAGGGCATCGAGCCGGGCTACGAGCAGAAGCAGTTCGATGCGGCCGACAAGCGCGGTCGCCTGCGCCTGGTGGCCTCGCCGGACGGCAGCGACGGCTCGGTGACGGTGCATGCCGACGCCAGGCTCTACGCCGGCCTGCTCGACGGCGACGAAAAGGCCTCGCTGACGCTCGACCCGGCGCGCAAGAGCTACGTGCACCTGGTGCGCGGCGAGCTCGAGGTCAATGGCGCGAAGCTTGCGACTGGTGATGCCGCGATGCTCGAAGGCGAGACGCAGCTGGCACTGACCGCCGGCAACGACGCCGAAGTGCTGGTGTTCGACCTCGCCGCCTGAGCCTGATGTCCCCGCCGCTGCCCCTGGGCAGCGGCTTCTTCTGTTCGGCTGCCTTCGGGCAGCGGTTTCCTTGTTCTTTTTTCAATCCACTGAGGAGTCTTTCCATGTCCACCGTCACCGCCAACCGCGCCGCAGGCGTCACCACCACCGGCAGCCAGGATGTCGTCGCCCTG
The sequence above is drawn from the Variovorax sp. J2L1-78 genome and encodes:
- a CDS encoding pirin family protein, with the protein product MLTIRKSQERGYADHGWLKSFHSFSFAGYYDPAHMGYGNLRVINEDRVAAGAGFGTHGHKDMEIISYVLSGELAHKDSMGNVESIPPGDVQRMSAGRGVMHSEFNHKADQTTHFLQIWIQPNVKGIEPGYEQKQFDAADKRGRLRLVASPDGSDGSVTVHADARLYAGLLDGDEKASLTLDPARKSYVHLVRGELEVNGAKLATGDAAMLEGETQLALTAGNDAEVLVFDLAA